A portion of the Nomia melanderi isolate GNS246 chromosome 2, iyNomMela1, whole genome shotgun sequence genome contains these proteins:
- the LOC116431157 gene encoding putative G-protein coupled receptor No18: MENQTGNYYGDIYQLNHTVSTNDQDSQVEYYLPKWTDLVLAGLFTMLIIVTIVGNTLVIAAVITTRRLRSVTNCFVSSLAAADLLVGLAVMPPAVLLQLTGGTWELGEVLCDFWVSLDVLLCTASILSLCAISIDRYLAITQPLIYSRRRRSKRLAGLMIVAVWVLAGAITSPPLLGCFPRATNRDTKKCSYNMDSSYVIFSAMGSFFLPMLVMLYVYGRISCLIASRHRNLEATGNENMQPRKKILIERAKSIRIRRAECVTNTMSCDRTSEEAEPATTSKKSGIVRSHQQSCINRAVKETKTAGTLAVVVGGFVACWLPFFILYLATPFVPMNPPDVLMTALTWLGWINSAINPFIYAFYSADFRLAFWRLTCRKCFKSRTNLERSNRKLPVPTNGKKETSRT; the protein is encoded by the exons ATGGAAAATCAAACGGGCAATTACTATGGAGATATTTATCAATTGAATCATACTGTGTCGACAAACGATCAGGACTCGCAGGTGGAATATTACCTGCCGAAATGGACAGACCTCGTTTTAGCTGGACTATTCACCATGTTGATCATCGTTACTATA GTAGGCAACACCCTAGTAATTGCCGCTGTGATAACAACTAGACGCCTAAGGTCCGTTACTAATTGTTTCGTATCCAGTCTGGCCGCTGCGGATTTATTGGTTGGCTTGGCCGTCATGCCACCGGCAGTATTACTACAG CTCACAGGTGGTACTTGGGAGTTGGGCGAAGTGCTCTGCGACTTTTGGGTTTCCCTCGACGTTCTCCTCTGTACTGCCAGTATACTATCGTTATGCGCCATATCCATAGACAG GTATCTAGCCATAACTCAACCACTAATATATAGCCGACGACGTCGAAGTAAAAGACTGGCTGGTCTGATGATTGTAGCAGTCTGGGTCCTAGCCGGTGCTATAACCAGCCCACCTCTTCTGGGGTGCTTTCCGCGTGCAACAAATCGCGACACTAAAAAATGCTCGTACAATATGGACTCCTCATACGTGATATTCTCCGCGATGGGATCCTTTTTTCTACCGATGCTGGTAATGCTTTACGTTTACGGGAGAATATCTTGCTTGATCGCAAGCCGCCACAGAAACCTAGAAGCTACCGGCAACGAAAACATGCAGCCACGAAAAAAGATTTTG ATCGAACGGGCGAAGAGTATTAGAATACGAAGGGCTGAATGCGTGACGAATACGATGAGCTGCGACAGGACGTCCGAGGAAGCAGAGCCCGCGACCACCAGCAAAAAGTCCGGGATCGTACGTAGTCATCAGCAGAGTTGCATTAACAGAGCGGTCAAAGAGACAAAAACTGCTGGCACTTTAGCAGTGGTCGTAGGTGGATTCGTGGCGTGTTGGTTACCGTTTTTCATCCTCTATCTGGCCACCCCTTTCGTACCCATGAACCCGCCGGATGTACTTATGACAGCGTTAACGTGGCTAG GGTGGATTAATTCGGCTATAAATCCATTCATCTATGCCTTTTACTCGGCCGACTTCAGATTAGCATTCTGGCGACTCACGTGTCGAAAGTGCTTCAAAAGCAGAACCAACTTGGAACGCAGTAATCGAAAACTGCCGGTTCCTACGAATGGGAAGAAAGAAACCTCGAGGACGTGA